CCGGGAAGTGCTGCTGGATCATGAGATCAAGCCGAACAACTACCTGCCGGCGCGTATTCAGTACGGCCAGATGGCCCTGGCCGCCGAGATTCACCAGGACGACATCGACCCAGTGGAGAAGCGCAAAGGTGCTGTCTTACTGGATCGTGTCGAGGGAGCGGTGACGCGGCAGTACGCGGCGATCCCATCTACCAGTAACAGGCTGCTGCCGGCGGCGCCGGATCGGCCGAGTGCAACCCAGTTTGCCGACTACCTACAAAAGCGCGGGTTGTTCGCGATCCGCGCATAGCTGCAACGGAGACCACCATGGCCACCTTCTACGACGAAATGGCCGTGATGGCTCTGGAGATGATCACAGAGTTTGGCCAGCCCGTGACCATCAGCAAGACTGAGCCGGGCGAGTACGACCCGGAGACTGGCGGGGAAGCGCCTGGCGCAACAGTCGAGCAAACCGCCCAGGGCATCCTGCTCGACTTCACCGGCCAAGAATTTCAAACCAACAGCCTCATCCGGCAGGGCGACAAGAAGCTCAAGATCGCCGCGCAGGGTTTGGCTTGGGTACCCGGGCTGCTCGACAAGGTGGTCGCTCAGGGGCGCACCTGGTCAATTGTCCCGCCGCTGAAAGAGGTCAACCCGGCGGGCACGCCGATCCTGTATGAGTTGCAGGTGCGGTCATGACGAACAAATACGCGAGTATGAACGGCAGCTTTGCCGAGAACATCCGTGACTTCGCCGAACGGGCGAAAGACGGTATCGACGCAACCATTCGCGAGATTGTGATTGAGATCGGCAGCAGCGTTATCCTCAAGTCGCCAGTCGGCAATCCTGAAATCTGGGCAGCGAACGTCGTTCACCGACAGGCGAACAAGCGAGCCGCCGATGACTACGACTTCAAGGTTTCGGTGCGCAACACGATCATCAACCTCAACGAATCGAACTTCACAAAGGCCGGCAAGCTGCGAAAGGGCGTGAAGTACGCCAAGCCCCTGACCAAGACCGAGCGCGACCAGAACTTCAACGTGAACGGTTTGGTTGCAGGCAAGGGCTACGTCGGCGGGCGGTTTCGCGGGAACTGGCAGTTTTCGATTGATACGCCGGCCGAGGGAGTGCTTGACCAGATCGATGTCAGCGGTAACGTCAGCATCGCCGTGCTCAAGGCGCAGGTTCAATCCCTGACAGCAGGGCAAACGGCCTACATCGTGAATAACCTGCCCTACGGAATCCCGCTTGAGTATGGGCATAGCAAGCAAGCGCCTCACGGGATGATTCGGGTCACGTTGTCTCAGTTCCAGAAAACTGTCGATGACGCCATCAGGAATAACCAAGTATGAGCCACGCCATCATCGCGTCGATCTACGAGGCCAAGTTGCTTGCCTGGAGCAAGGCGCGGGCAGAACCCATCAAGGTCGTGTTCGAAAACACTCAGTACGATCCGGCGGATGCCGAGACCTATCTGCGGGCGTTCATGCTCCCAGGCGACACCGCGAGCAGCACGCTCGCTGGCGACCACCGCGCTTTCATCGGCGTCTACCAAGTCAGCATTGTGGCTCCGGCGAACACCGGGAAGACAAAGACGAACCCACTGGTAGCTGAGCTGACCGCGCTGTTTCCGCTGTACGCGAGAGACACGAAGGCAGGCCTCACCGTCGTTACGATGTCGCCAGTTGACCCCGGCCCAGGCATCCCCGATCCACCCACATTTACCGTGTCGGTGTCGTTCGAATACCGAGCGGACATCGCCACCTGAATAAGCCCGCTGGGCAAACCCCGAAACCCGCCTCTGTGCGGGTTTTGTCATTTATGAAAAGAGGAAACACCCATGCAAATGCCCAACGGCGCCACCCTTGAGATCGCGTCAATCTACGGCACGCCGATCCCATTCACCGCCCTGACCAACGCCAATCCAGCCGTCGCAACGGCTGCGGCGCACGGTCTGGCCGAGGGCGACATCATTGCCGTGAATTCTGGCTGGACCCGCCTCGATGGTCGCGGCGTTCGAGTTGGGACTATTGCCAGCGGCACGTTCGCGCTGGAGAACATCAATACGACCAGCATCCAGCAGTATCCCGCGGGCTCGGGGATTGGTTCCGTTCGCGAGGTGACAGCCTTCACCGAGATCTCGCAGATTACTGAGATGAATTCCAGTGGTGGTGATCAGCAGTTCCTGACCTTCGGCTTCCTGGCCGACGATGATGATCGCCAGATGCCGACCACAAAAAACCCGATCACGCTGACCTTCACGGTCGCTGATGATCCTTCCAAGCCTTACGTGGCGGTGTGTGAAGCTGCTGACGACGACAAGCAGGCTCGTTTGCTTCGCCTGAACCTGCCGGGCGGCAGCAGCATCATCTACAACGGCTATGTGTCGATCACGTCGACCCCGACCATGTCCCGCAACAACCTGATGACCCGTGTGATCAGCCTGGCGCTGACCGGTCGCCCAGCCCGTTACGCGGCTGCGGTGTAACCCATGGCCAAGTTCAAGTTGATCCAGAAACCGACCTTCAAGGCACCGGTGATGATCCAGCGCGCCGGCTACAACGCCGAAAAGGTGGAGTTCGAGTTTAAGTACTTGGACCGCACTGCGCTCGCCGAGCTGTACACCGGCTGGAACGAGCGGCACGACGAACTGGGCAAGCAGGTCGGCGACATGGACCTTAAAGCTTTCACTGCCGCCCAGATCGCCCTGCAAGCCGACCAACTGCTGGATGTGGTTGTCGGCTGGGATATCGAAGAGGAATTCACGCCTGAAAACGTGCGCATCCTCGTTAATTCGATCAACTCGGCGCCGAAGGCAGTGTTGAACGCTTACGCCGAAGCCTTCAGCGAAGCACGCCTGGGAAACTCCTAAGCGCCTCCCGCGCGCTGTATGAGCCAGGGCCGTCAGATGCAGATCTGATGGCCTTCGGTTTATCGCGCCAGGACATCCCCGACAAGGAAGTCGGCATCTGGCCAGACAACTGGGACGCCTTCAAAGTCTTCGAGGCCATGAGTACCCAGTGGCGCACGGGCGCGTGCGGCGCAACAGGCATGGACTACAGCGTTCTCTCCGGTGTGATTCGGATGTGTGGCGTACCGATCAGCCAGCGACAAACCATTTTCAGCGACTTCCGGCGGATGGAGACCGAAGCCCTGCAGGTGATGGCGGAGCAGAGGGAAAGTGCGAGGGGAGCCTGATCCTCAGGCACAAAGACGCAAAACAACCAACATGACGCGGCATGGCCGCAGGAGTGGGTATGCAAAAGAGTGATCAGTTCAGCCCGGTAATCGCTTGGCGCTCAATGCTGGGGAGCAAGCCCAATCGCGAGCCAGTCGAAGTTGATGTCCAAGATGGGCGCGCCGAGTACTTGCTCAGCGGCCCGTATAATCTTTCTGAGGGCGGCAAAATCGAAGTTGTTGGTGGCAAGCTTCTTTTTACAGGCAGCAGAACGAAGATCAGTTGATGTGATGGAAGACCCTGGCGAACGTGCCGTCACCTGAGTAGTTCAGATCACCAGCCAAGATCAGCGCATACCCTGGCCCAACGTTTTTGAGTGATTCGGAGATAGTCTCAAAATCAAACTCCGACAAAAAGGTAATGACGCCACACCCCACTTCAAAACCTTTGTGGGCGAATAATTCCACTACAGGAATGTATTCATTTTTCGACGTGACGATGATGTAGGGGAAGATGGTTTGTGCTTCGCTCACATTGACCTCCAGGTCATAAACGCGCCGATATTGGCGCTATCCCAGTCCTTGGGCTTGCAGGCGTAGGACTGGGAAATCCTTTAATCGAGCATTTCCCGGCGCATCATGGCCTGGAACTT
The sequence above is a segment of the Pseudomonas sp. R76 genome. Coding sequences within it:
- a CDS encoding phage tail assembly chaperone, which gives rise to MAKFKLIQKPTFKAPVMIQRAGYNAEKVEFEFKYLDRTALAELYTGWNERHDELGKQVGDMDLKAFTAAQIALQADQLLDVVVGWDIEEEFTPENVRILVNSINSAPKAVLNAYAEAFSEARLGNS
- a CDS encoding DUF1799 domain-containing protein is translated as MAFGLSRQDIPDKEVGIWPDNWDAFKVFEAMSTQWRTGACGATGMDYSVLSGVIRMCGVPISQRQTIFSDFRRMETEALQVMAEQRESARGA
- a CDS encoding DnaT-like ssDNA-binding protein produces the protein MTLIIEDGTGKPDAESYASAEDLAMYAVKFGTVIPAGVPEQEALLRRAALAMDGMTWKGRKMSSEQGLSWPRREVLLDHEIKPNNYLPARIQYGQMALAAEIHQDDIDPVEKRKGAVLLDRVEGAVTRQYAAIPSTSNRLLPAAPDRPSATQFADYLQKRGLFAIRA
- a CDS encoding phage tail protein; the protein is MQMPNGATLEIASIYGTPIPFTALTNANPAVATAAAHGLAEGDIIAVNSGWTRLDGRGVRVGTIASGTFALENINTTSIQQYPAGSGIGSVREVTAFTEISQITEMNSSGGDQQFLTFGFLADDDDRQMPTTKNPITLTFTVADDPSKPYVAVCEAADDDKQARLLRLNLPGGSSIIYNGYVSITSTPTMSRNNLMTRVISLALTGRPARYAAAV
- a CDS encoding phage tail terminator-like protein, with the translated sequence MSHAIIASIYEAKLLAWSKARAEPIKVVFENTQYDPADAETYLRAFMLPGDTASSTLAGDHRAFIGVYQVSIVAPANTGKTKTNPLVAELTALFPLYARDTKAGLTVVTMSPVDPGPGIPDPPTFTVSVSFEYRADIAT